The following are from one region of the Neurospora crassa OR74A linkage group III, whole genome shotgun sequence genome:
- a CDS encoding dolichyl pyrophosphate Glc1Man9GlcNAc2 alpha-1,3-glucosyltransferase — translation MAEIYPSLVQCAIVATAFKVLLFPAYKSTDFEVHRNWLAITHSLPLWEWYYEKTSEWTLDYPPFFAYFEWIMSQVARLADPAMIWVHNLEYDSWQTVYFQRWTVIVTELVLLYALQMFVDSTPGVSKRAAHAAAVSILLSPGLLIIDHIHFQYNGVMYGILIASLVLAKKKSSLLASGLVFAALLCMKHIYLYLAPAYFVYLLRVYCLPPKLSPRSIFRIQFFNCVKLGGGIAAIFAAAFGPFALKNQIPQIFSRLFPFSRGLCHAYWAPNVWALYSFMDRLLISLAPRIGLPIKADALNSVTRGLVGDTSFAVLPDITPRMCFVLTLLFQAIPLIKLFMRPTWEGFIGGVTLCGYASFLFGWHVHEKAILLVIIPFSLIALKDRRYLGAFRPLAVAGHVSLFPLIFTPAEFPIKTVYTIFWLVLFLMAFDRLAPAPTRQRLFLFDRFSTAYITVSIPLIFYCSLMHGIIFGKSYEFLPLMFTSSYSAIGVVGSWLGFMVVYFTE, via the exons ATGGCTGAGATATATCCTTCTCTCGTGCAATGCGCGATAGTGGCTACGGCTTTCAAGGTCCTCTTGTTCCCGGCTTA CAAATCCACCGACTTTGAGGTTCATCGCAACTGGCTGGCCATCACTCACAGTCTCCCCCTCTGGGAATGGTACTACGAAAAGACGTCGGAATGGACCCTGGACTATCCACCCTTCTTCGCCTACTTCGAATGGATCATGTCGCAAGTTGCCAGGTTGGCCGATCCGGCCATGATTTGGGTGCATAACCTCGAGTACGACAGCTGGCAAACCGTTTATTTCCAAAGATGGACAGTCATTGTAACGGAGCTGGTCTTGCTCTATGCGCTACAAAT GTTTGTTGACTCCACGCCTGGCGTGTCCAAGAGGGCAGCCCATGCCGCTGCTGTCTCTATCCTCTTGTCGCCCGGCCTGCTCATCATCGACCACATTCATTTCCAGTACAACGGCGTCATGTACGGAATCCTGATCGCCTCTCTGGTcttggccaagaagaagtcgTCTCTGTTGGCTAGTGGTCTCGTCTTTGCCGCCCTTCTGTGCATGAAGCacatctacctctacctggcACCGGCCTACTTTGTCTACCTTCTCAGGGTTTACTGCCTTCCACCCAAGTTGTCACCGAGGTCCATCTTCAGGATCCAGTTTTTCAACTGCGTCAAGCTGGGCGGCGGAATCGCAGCCATTTTCGCGGCTGCCTTTGGCCCTTTTGCGCTCAAGAACCAGATCCCGCAAATCTTCAGCCGCCTGTTCCCCTTCTCGCGAGGTCTATGCCACGCATACTGGGCTCCCAACGTGTGGGCTTTGTACTCCTTCATGGACAGACTCCTGATCTCCCTCGCGCCGAGGATTGGGCTACCGATCAAGGCGGATGCGCTCAACAGCGTTACCCGCGGTCTCGTCGGAGACACGTCGTTTGCGGTGTTGCCGGACATCACGCCTCGCATGTGTTTCGTCTTGACGCTCCTTTTCCAGGCCATCCCCCTGATCAAGCTCTTTATGAGGCCGACCTGGGAGGGCTTCATCGGAGGAGTCACCCTCTGCGGATATGCCTCGTTTTTGTTTGGCTGGCACGTCCACGAGAAGGCCATTTTGCTGGTCATCATCCCATTTAGCCTCATTGCGCTCAAGGACCGACGGTACCTGGGAGCTTTCAGACCATTGGCTGTAGCGGGCCATGTGTCGCTCTTCCCATTGATATTCACGCCGGCCGAGTTCCCAATCAAGACGGTCTACACCATCTTTTGGCTGGTTCTCTTCTTGATGGCATTCGACCGTCTTGCTCCAGCCCCTACCCGCCAAAGACTGTTCCTGTTTGATCGCTTCAGCACGGCGTACATTACAGTCAGCATCCCCCTTATCTTTTACTGCTCTTTGATGCATGGTATTATCTTTGGCAAGAGCTACGAGTTTCTGCCGTTGATGTTCACCAGCTCGTACTCGGCGATAGGAGTCGTCGGTAGCTGGCTGGGCTTCATGGTGGTGTATTTTACGGAGTAG